A segment of the Solanum lycopersicum chromosome 9, SLM_r2.1 genome:
ttagaatcataaattttcaaaccatgaaatttataattatttcaaaatatataagataaattatctactaatatatatataaatatagtttgatggtataaaattttcttaagcTAATGTGTACACTTAATTTAAGTTTATGTAACGACGATTTATATATCAGATAATTCTAAGTAAATCTCTCGATAAATATTACACTCATATGGTTGGGGAAAAATAAGTAATATACTTTTTTAATCTtcacaaaaattattatttacaaattaaaattcacaaataatattttttattcttaccATCGGTATATATAActcaaatcaaatttatatcCTATGAGATTGGAATAAGCTTTGATGTTCATTTTCACACACATGTATATGTGTCAGTGTGgggattttttattattattttatatacaacacatacatatatatacatacccCTTATAAAATGTAATACTCAATATCTcataataatttcttcttcttttttcccctTTATTTTCTAGAAGGATTCgaaggttaaaaaaaaaaatggagcaaaaatcaaatttttttagtgatttaCCAGAAGATATAGAGATGGAGATTTTGTCAAGATTGCCTGTGAAATGTCTCTTACAACTCAAGTGTGTCAacaaaaaatggtatgttttaattgaaaatccaatttttattcaaaaacacCTTCACAACACAAAAAATCCTACATGTTATTTTGTTcatcattattttcttgatacAATGAAATCTggttttactttatttaatcaTAATGAACAAAACCAATTAATTCCAAAATCCCATTTGTACCAAGATGTTTTAAACACATCTACACATTTGTGGCAAGTTCTTAGTCCATTAAATGGTCTATTTTTGCTTTATAATGATCAAGAAGATGTAGCACTATGGAACCCTTCTACTAAAGAATTTAAGCCTCTACCAATTTCACAACCCCTAAATTGTCCTTTATCTTCCTATAAATTCGATTTCGGGATCGAACGTCCTTTATATAAGTTGTCTTCCTATAAATTTGGTTTCGGAATCGAGCCCTCGAGTGGTGATTATAAAGTCGTTTGGATGAGAGATTACTGGAATGTAGACTCTGAAGACTGGCATTCTCCTACGATTATTTCAGTCTATACGTTGAGTACGAATTCCTGGAGAACTTTTGAGGAATTCAGGGTTTCTAGTCGCAACGTCGCCAAATCAAATGGTAACACATATTTGAATGGATTTTACTATTGGAGGGCATGTCAAAATGATAAAATCTTTGGATTTGATATGAGCAATgacaaattttttgaaattcaaacacCAAAGTCATTTATATCCAAACAAGGGGACTTATCATTGTTTAATGATTTCATTGCTATGTACATTTATGAGCCAATAATTCTTGGTAGAGAAACAAGTATTGACATATGGATTATGGAGAAAAATGGCTATTGGACTAAAAATATGAGAATTGGcccttttttaaatatcaaaagatCAATTGGATATGGAAAAAATGGGGAAATTTTTCTTGAAGTTGTTACATATCAATTGGACATATTTGATCCTTTTTTAAAGAACAATAAGGTTCTTAGCCAACAAAAAAATGGCTACTCTTTGCAAGCTTTTGCTTACAATGAAAGCTTAGTttcattgaaaaatatttcattcttgtaatttagttggttaatgatataaatgaaaatgatggCTATAATTTAAATTCTACTTTTTGGTCCaccacttatttatttttatttgtttattatttactcataccttttataattttatttattcaagaaaGCTACTAGTTacttatttattgaaaaaaaaaactttgaattCTAATATTACAGTCTGTCACTCAAGGCATACACTCTGACTTGATCAATTACAATTTTATAATTGatcaaatttcatcaaaaatttacGCAGTactctttttgaaataaaatttatatatttataaattacgaAAAAATTCCAACGaataaaaaattcacaataaaAAACATATTCACTCAAGGCATACACTCTGACTTGATCAATTACAATTTTATAATTGatcaaatttcatcaaaaatttacgcaatactctttttgaaataaaatttatatattataaattacgTAAAAATTCCAACGaataaaaaattcacaataaaAAACATACTTATTTGACTCTTGAAATCCAAAACgtgacatataaaaaaaatatcatatctttcaaaaatatttatttttataggtaAGAGTTTAAGAGAGATACgaacaaaacatatatatttcttgtatactatttttttttcttccacttaaatacttttaacatagagaaacacattttataccaaaattttaactttacgAGTTCGAGTTCGAAATTCTACAACTATTAATTTTGCTTTATTGagttcaaatttattatttgtacTTGTTAACTTTCTAAAAACACATACGCAAGGTTCGAGACAAAGTTATTAGGTCGATGGAACCTATTAACTCGTTACACTAAATCCGACTCCATCTATAgctcgaaaaataaaaaataaaactttttaactCACTCAATACTATAACTGCTACTGCTactacatatatatttgaaaaaaacattTGCGCTTCAAAAGCGCAAATGCACATTTGTTTTCTTAGCTTTCCGCCTTCTCGATTATACCTGTATAATTTTACCTGGTCAAGAGCAACATCCGGATCGCGTTGAACGATTTCCATCAGCAGCAGGAAAGCAAGAaccattttttgtgtttttttgtataatttgttattcAAGGGCAACTCAAGCTCCTTCTCATCCCTCTTAATTTGCCATTCGCCTTTTGCGCCTTCGTTTGAGCTTTCATTTTCGCTTCATCAAAGTACTGTTACCGTAAAACAAGTCTTAATTGGAGACGATACGCAAAATTAACATCTTGTTCAACGACTAGACTACTTAATAATGTGGAATTTATCGCATACACGAATCACATAGCTATTGGAATCCGACGAACAAAGGCATATATCTATGCTTCGCGTCAAGAAAGATACCTCAAGTACGATCTTTTGCTATTTCACTCGATGCACTCAAGCCG
Coding sequences within it:
- the LOC109121106 gene encoding F-box/kelch-repeat protein At3g23880, whose translation is MEQKSNFFSDLPEDIEMEILSRLPVKCLLQLKCVNKKWYVLIENPIFIQKHLHNTKNPTCYFVHHYFLDTMKSGFTLFNHNEQNQLIPKSHLYQDVLNTSTHLWQVLSPLNGLFLLYNDQEDVALWNPSTKEFKPLPISQPLNCPLSSYKFDFGIERPLYKLSSYKFGFGIEPSSGDYKVVWMRDYWNVDSEDWHSPTIISVYTLSTNSWRTFEEFRVSSRNVAKSNGNTYLNGFYYWRACQNDKIFGFDMSNDKFFEIQTPKSFISKQGDLSLFNDFIAMYIYEPIILGRETSIDIWIMEKNGYWTKNMRIGPFLNIKRSIGYGKNGEIFLEVVTYQLDIFDPFLKNNKVLSQQKNGYSLQAFAYNESLVSLKNISFL